A genomic region of Rhea pennata isolate bPtePen1 chromosome 14, bPtePen1.pri, whole genome shotgun sequence contains the following coding sequences:
- the C14H5orf24 gene encoding UPF0461 protein C5orf24 homolog isoform X1 produces the protein MMHPVASGNTAFCGTGKSSCLNEDNVRSADQFDLYATQQSKYSHTVSHKPIACQRQDALNESHLQTTSGRNIETKDELKKKKNLNRSGKRGRPSGTTKSAGYRTSTGRPLGTTKAAGFKTSPGRPLGTTKAAGYKVSPGRPPGSIKALSRLANLSYTCGSASFPYPMVHNRGVHAAGETSSKIKQPNE, from the coding sequence ATGATGCACCCTGTTGCCAGCGGTAATACAGCTTTCTGTGGGACTGGCAAGAGTTCTTGCCTTAATGAAGACAATGTGAGATCTGCTGATCAGTTTGACTTGTATGCCACACAGCAAAGTAAATACAGCCATACAGTCAGCCACAAACCAATTGCATGCCAGAGACAAGATGCGTTGAATGAGTCACACTTGCAGACCACAAGTGGCAGAAATATAGAGACAAAAgatgaactgaagaaaaagaaaaacctcaacCGATCTGGTAAACGTGGAAGGCCATCAGGGACCACAAAATCAGCAGGGTACCGAACCAGCACAGGTCGACCCCTGGGGACCACCAAAGCAGCTGGATTTAAGACAAGTCCAGGCAGACCCTTGGGTACAACTAAAGCAGCGGGATACAAAGTCAGCCCAGGCAGACCTCCAGGTAGCATTAAAGCTCTATCACGCCTTGCAAATCTAAGTTATACCTGTGGCAGTGCATCTTTTCCCTATCCTATGGTGCATAACAGAGGAGTACATGCCGCTGGTGAAACCAGCAGCAAAATCAAACAGCCTAATGAATGA
- the C14H5orf24 gene encoding UPF0461 protein C5orf24 homolog isoform X2, with product MMHPVASGNTAFCGTGKSSCLNEDNVRSADQFDLYATQQSKYSHTVSHKPIACQRQDALNESHLQTTSGRNIETKDELKKKKNLNRSGKRGRPSGTTKSAGYRTSTGRPLGTTKAAGFKTSPGRPLGTTKAAGYKVSPGRPPGKKQQAFRCSSDA from the coding sequence ATGATGCACCCTGTTGCCAGCGGTAATACAGCTTTCTGTGGGACTGGCAAGAGTTCTTGCCTTAATGAAGACAATGTGAGATCTGCTGATCAGTTTGACTTGTATGCCACACAGCAAAGTAAATACAGCCATACAGTCAGCCACAAACCAATTGCATGCCAGAGACAAGATGCGTTGAATGAGTCACACTTGCAGACCACAAGTGGCAGAAATATAGAGACAAAAgatgaactgaagaaaaagaaaaacctcaacCGATCTGGTAAACGTGGAAGGCCATCAGGGACCACAAAATCAGCAGGGTACCGAACCAGCACAGGTCGACCCCTGGGGACCACCAAAGCAGCTGGATTTAAGACAAGTCCAGGCAGACCCTTGGGTACAACTAAAGCAGCGGGATACAAAGTCAGCCCAGGCAGACCTCCAG